Proteins co-encoded in one Campylobacter ornithocola genomic window:
- a CDS encoding heavy-metal-associated domain-containing protein, with protein MLIKTKNINCQSCVNLIKASLEDKFGTIQIDVENKSIEIDLNAEQIEEFIKQLQDLGFEIDEA; from the coding sequence ATGTTAATTAAAACTAAAAATATCAATTGTCAAAGTTGTGTAAATTTAATCAAAGCTTCATTAGAAGATAAATTTGGCACTATACAAATAGATGTTGAAAATAAAAGCATAGAGATTGATCTGAATGCAGAGCAAATTGAAGAATTTATAAAGCAATTGCAAGATTTAGGTTTTGAAATAGATGAAGCATGA
- a CDS encoding DMT family transporter, giving the protein MKFYLLIIIISAILDIIANLLLKKSEGFKFKIWGISAIVCAILAFFLLSFSLKYIPLSIAYSTWGAIGILGTCLGGWILYKEKLNKIGLIGVVVVIIAVILLNS; this is encoded by the coding sequence ATGAAATTTTACTTATTAATTATTATTATATCTGCTATTTTAGATATTATAGCTAATTTGTTATTAAAAAAATCAGAAGGATTTAAGTTTAAAATTTGGGGTATTAGTGCTATTGTGTGTGCTATATTAGCATTCTTTTTATTATCGTTTAGTTTGAAGTATATTCCTTTAAGTATTGCGTATTCTACATGGGGTGCTATTGGTATTCTTGGAACTTGTTTAGGTGGATGGATTTTATATAAAGAAAAATTAAATAAAATTGGTTTAATTGGTGTTGTTGTAGTAATTATTGCTGTTATTTTATTGAATTCTTAA